Genomic DNA from Acetilactobacillus jinshanensis:
ATAATAGTAATTATCAGAGCGTGATTAAGCACGGTCATTACTTGACCAGTAAATCCCGTGGGGTTGATGTTCAGCAAGACGCTAATCAACTTAATTTAAAGAGTTTTGAAAATGGTCTGCTAGACCTTTCCAAGAAAGAATTCCCGACTAATAAGTACATCTTCCAGGAAGGCCAGCACATTTCCACCAAGACGACTGAACATTGGCTTGATCGAAAGAGTCAAAATTCTCAGGGATTAAACCCGTCCGGGAAAGAAACCAAAGTCCCGTTATACTTACAACAAATGGATGAACAGGATTTCTTAACCCAGCATGGTAAACACTTAAAGTTAAGTGGCATGACGGTTGGGTTAGGTATTAATTCGATTTACTACTACAAAAAGAAGAAATATGGACCGACTTATAAGAAATCAATTAGTAACGCTACCGTTAAAGCCGAAGGTCATAAGATCGGTGCCAAAGTCTTGGCTCGTTTACGACGTAAACCAGGCTTAAAGCACATTCCGATCGTAATCGGCTTATATCGTCAAGGTTCTGATGATAGCTTAGTTGGTGGTAATTTCTTTGCCTATTCCGTAAACAAAGGTTCCAGCATTGATGGCTGGAAGCCAATTGATGAACGAAATTACGTCTTCCCGTCTAATTCAGGTGATAAAGGTAAGCACGCCAACGA
This window encodes:
- a CDS encoding CamS family sex pheromone protein — translated: MALKKLKVFLAIASSALILGGCGLGNLSSRPSSNNGTQLTGHANNSNYQSVIKHGHYLTSKSRGVDVQQDANQLNLKSFENGLLDLSKKEFPTNKYIFQEGQHISTKTTEHWLDRKSQNSQGLNPSGKETKVPLYLQQMDEQDFLTQHGKHLKLSGMTVGLGINSIYYYKKKKYGPTYKKSISNATVKAEGHKIGAKVLARLRRKPGLKHIPIVIGLYRQGSDDSLVGGNFFAYSVNKGSSIDGWKPIDERNYVFPSNSGDKGKHANDANDFSNFKSRVQNFFPNLSGVTAQAHYINGSLSGMHVNITTQFYSQTEIIAFTQYLQTAAKKYLPSGMPIDITVKSTEGVQSFLARKSGSKSFSAHVFNSY